The Natranaeroarchaeum aerophilus DNA window CACGTTCGGCGCGGACGAGGTCGATCCCGCCCGCCTCGACGTGATCGGCGAGGTCCACGCCGGTGTGGAGCCGACCGCCGAACTCGGCGAGGGCGAGGCAGTCGAGATCTCGACCGGCGCGGTGATGCCGCCGGGTGCTGACGCGATGGTGCCGGTTGAGCAAACCGACGAGGAGCGCGTGGATGATCAGCGAACCGTGCTGGTCCGGACCGCGGTCGCGCCGGGCGACAACGTCATGCTCGCGGGTGCGGATGTTGCCGCGGGCGAGCGCGCGCTCGGCCCCGGAACCCGCCTGACCGCCCGCGAAATCGGCCTGCTGTCGGCGCTCGGCGTCGACGAGGTGCCGGTCCGTGGAAAACCGACAGTCGGCATCGTATCGACTGGCGACGAACTCGTCCGGCCGGGCGAACCCCTCGACAGCGACGCCGGACAGATCTACGACGTCAACAGTTATACCATCGCGACTGCGGTCGAGGAGGCGGGTGGCGAACCCGTGCTCTATCCCCACGCTGGCGACGACTACGACGAGATGGAGCGGCTCCTGATCGAGGCGGGCGAGGAGTGCGATCTCGTCCTCTCCTCGGGGTCGACCAGCGCCAGCGCGGTCGACGTGATCTATCGCGTGATCGAGGACCGTGGCGAACTGCTGCTCCACGGCGTCGGCATCAAACCGGGCAAGCCGATGCTGGTCGGCGAACTTCCGGGCGGCGCGTACGTCGGACTGCCGGGCTACCCGGTCTCCGCGATGATGACGTTCCGGGTCTTCGTCGCGCCGCTGATCCGGGAGGCTGCAGGGCTTCAGGAACCAGACTCCGCGACGCTAACCGGCGAGATGGCCACAGAGGTCCGCCACGAGCAGGGACGGCGCCGACTCATGCCGGTCGGGCTGGTCGAGAACGCCGATGGCGACCGGCTCGTCTACCCGGTCGACAAGGGCAGCGGCGCGACCACGAGCCTCGCAGACGCCGACGGGCTCGTCACGATCGAGGCGACGACCGATTACCTCGCGGCGGGCGAGCCGGTCACTGTCACGCTGTTCTCGCCGGATGTCCGGCCGCCGACCGTCTTCGGCGTCGGCGAGGACGACCCTGCACTCTCCCGACTGCTGGATCGCCTCTCGAACCCGCGATACCGCTCCGTCGGAACCCGACAGGGGCTTCGGCGGCTCCGCGATGGCGTCCCGGACATCGCGGTGATCAGCGGCTCGCCGGGCCCGGACGTCGAGAGCGAGCAACTCGCCGCCTGGGAGCGCGAGTGGGGCCTGGTCGTCCCCACGGGTAACCCCGAGGGAATCGAGGGGCTCGGAGACCTCGTCGACCGCGACCTGCGGCTGATCAACCGGACGACTGACTCGGGCCTGCGGACGACCCTCGGCGAAGCCGTTGCTGATCTCGCGGACGAGCGCGGGACGACACGTCACGAACTCGTCGAATCGATCGAGGGCTTCGAGCTAGCAGCTCGCGCCCATGAGAGTCCAGCGCGGAGGGTCGCTGCGGGGCAGGCTGACGCCGGGCTTGGCCTGCGGGCGACGGCTGCGAGGCTCGATCTGGGATTCGTCTCTCTGGGAACCGAGACGGTTCGCGTGCTGGCGAACCCGGGTCGGACGGACAAAGAGGGGCTGGCGGAGCTACGTGACGTGCTCGCACACGCCGACGACGTGCTGGACGACCTTGCAGGATATCAGTAGGGAACCGGGCCAAGCTCCTCGAACGAACGGATCCGCCGGTCACCCCACACGACGAAGCCGCGCTCGTTCGGGTCGTATCGCTGGACGTGGATCCCGTCGAGTCCGGCGTTTCGGGCTGCACCGATGTCCTCCGCGCTGTCGCCGACGAGCGCCCCGGTGTGGCCGTTGTGCGCGACGCCGAGGTCGGTCATGGCACGCTCTACCGGTGCTGGGTCGGGCTTCCACCCCAGGTCGTCCGTACAGCAGATCACCGTGTCGAACCAGTCGGCGATATCGTGGTGGTCCAATACCGGACCGGTCAGGTAGTTCTGGCAGTGCGTGACGAGGCCGGTCGGCCGGTCGAGGTCGCCGACGAATTCGGCGTCCTCGTACAGGAACGTCGACTCGGCGCGGGTGGTTGGGTCCTCGACCTCGTGGAAGGTAGCCCAGAACCGCTGGGGGTCGATATCCAGCTGTCGCAGCAGCTGGTCGCGCTGCCCGCCGTAGCCGTGCCAGAGCAGCTCGGCCTGCCGAGTCGTAAACTCCTGACCGAGCCGCCGTCCTACCTCGTCGAGCACGTCGTAGACGTAGGCGGGTTCGACATCGACGAGCGTACCGTCGAGATCGAGCAGCCAGAAGTCGTAGTCGGGCACCATCGGGACACTTACGTATGCGTGGGAGCTGAATAAGTATTCTCCTGCTGCCGCCCCTAAACACCTCTCTAGGGTCCAGTATGTGCTCCCTTCGGCACCGGGTCAGTCACCGGACTTCCAGCGATCCCTTGAAGTATTTCGACAGCACCTCGCTGACGCTGTCGGCGTTGAACTGATCGAGATCCCTCGCAATCTCGGTTTTCAGTTCGTCCAGATAGGCGTCGTCGGTCTCGAATGCGCGGTACTCGACCGACTCGACGTCGACGCCGAGTTTCTCCGAGGCAATTTTGCACATGTGTTCCTCGTCGCCGACAGCGCCGCGCCAGAGGTTGTCCCGGAAGAACAGCCAGCCGTCCTCGCCCGGCGGGTTGGCCGCGCGATAGAGTTTCGTCTCGAAGGTTGCCGGATCGAGCCGTAGCTCCGCAGACGGTGTCGGGATCCGGAACTCCACGGCGAAGACGTAGCGGGCGTCCACGGTCAGCTGTGTTCTGACTCGATCAGCTCCGCCATGTGGATGTCCTGATCCGTGATCCCGCCTTCCTCGTGGCTGGTAAAGCGGATCTCGACTTTCTTGTAGCGGATCTCGATCGTCGGGTGGTGAAACTCTGCTTCCGAGATCTCACCAACCATCTGAGCGAAGGCGACACCACGGAGATACTCGTCGAACTCGTAGACACGGACGATCTCGTCGCCGTCTCGTTCCCACTCGTCAGGGAGTTGCTCGCTGATCTCGTCGTCGGATAGCAGGTCAGCCATATAACGCTCATTAACCTACGAGAAAATAAAAGGTGCCCTCAGAGAGAGTCATAGAACCCCTGTCGTAGTACATTGTCTGGTCAATTGCCTCGGGATCAAGCCCCGTGGTATCTGCCTCGATTATACTGTGAAGAAACAGGTATATTCTAACTGGTGTGCATGGTAGAACAACCGTATCTTGCACTACTTCTAATCAATAATTTTTTATAGATAGAATCAAAGACACTTCTATGGTAAGCAGACGTGGATTTTTGTCAGGAGTTGCCAGTACAGGCGCAGTTGCAATTGCAGGGTGTAGTAGCAGTAGTGTACCAGTTATTGGAGGAGACAGTGGCCCGGAAGATGCGGTTGAGCAATATCTCACTGCCGGACAGTCCGGTGATATCGAAGCCGCAAATGAGGTATTACATCCCGAATCCAGTATATACCCAGTTGAAGAAGGAGACCTTGAGAATGAAGATGATTTCACCGTTAACGACATAGATCAGGTTTCAACGAGAGAGCGGGTTGAATGGGAGATGGAACAATTCGGCGACTCAGGGGATGAAGCAACCGAAGAAGAAATTCAGGATCGGGTAGAGAGACTGGACCAAGACGCTGAGGAGGAACTCGATGAATTGGGTGCAGACGATTACGCTTGGGTTCTGGTGTCTCTACAGGGGGACGATGACGATGAGGATGAAGAAGTACCACTTGTGACGGTTCAAGATGACGGCGATTGGTATCTTCTGCTGTAACCGTACTTGTGTCACTATAGACAGGTCTCCAATCTAATAAATCAGACAGCTTCATAGCTATCTGCTAGTATGTAGTGAACTACCCCACCCTACTCGCTCACCGCTGATGCGGTTCGCTCCTTAACGGTGGGGCTTCCTGTTTCCATGACGCGCTTTGCAGACACCGAATCGGTGTCCACAGGAAGCGCAGTCTCCACAGGCGTTGATTCGGAGTGTCCCACTCCTACATCTTCGAGACCGCGAGAGAGGATGTTCCACGACGCATTCGC harbors:
- a CDS encoding twin-arginine translocation signal domain-containing protein is translated as MVSRRGFLSGVASTGAVAIAGCSSSSVPVIGGDSGPEDAVEQYLTAGQSGDIEAANEVLHPESSIYPVEEGDLENEDDFTVNDIDQVSTRERVEWEMEQFGDSGDEATEEEIQDRVERLDQDAEEELDELGADDYAWVLVSLQGDDDDEDEEVPLVTVQDDGDWYLLL
- the lwrS gene encoding LWR-salt protein, translated to MDARYVFAVEFRIPTPSAELRLDPATFETKLYRAANPPGEDGWLFFRDNLWRGAVGDEEHMCKIASEKLGVDVESVEYRAFETDDAYLDELKTEIARDLDQFNADSVSEVLSKYFKGSLEVR
- a CDS encoding 4a-hydroxytetrahydrobiopterin dehydratase, which encodes MADLLSDDEISEQLPDEWERDGDEIVRVYEFDEYLRGVAFAQMVGEISEAEFHHPTIEIRYKKVEIRFTSHEEGGITDQDIHMAELIESEHS
- a CDS encoding molybdopterin biosynthesis protein, with the protein product MSERREFRELTDPDVAHEIVADLDLDPATEGVPLADARGRVLAERVDADIDVPGFDRASLDGYALRASDTFGADEVDPARLDVIGEVHAGVEPTAELGEGEAVEISTGAVMPPGADAMVPVEQTDEERVDDQRTVLVRTAVAPGDNVMLAGADVAAGERALGPGTRLTAREIGLLSALGVDEVPVRGKPTVGIVSTGDELVRPGEPLDSDAGQIYDVNSYTIATAVEEAGGEPVLYPHAGDDYDEMERLLIEAGEECDLVLSSGSTSASAVDVIYRVIEDRGELLLHGVGIKPGKPMLVGELPGGAYVGLPGYPVSAMMTFRVFVAPLIREAAGLQEPDSATLTGEMATEVRHEQGRRRLMPVGLVENADGDRLVYPVDKGSGATTSLADADGLVTIEATTDYLAAGEPVTVTLFSPDVRPPTVFGVGEDDPALSRLLDRLSNPRYRSVGTRQGLRRLRDGVPDIAVISGSPGPDVESEQLAAWEREWGLVVPTGNPEGIEGLGDLVDRDLRLINRTTDSGLRTTLGEAVADLADERGTTRHELVESIEGFELAARAHESPARRVAAGQADAGLGLRATAARLDLGFVSLGTETVRVLANPGRTDKEGLAELRDVLAHADDVLDDLAGYQ
- a CDS encoding HAD family hydrolase, producing MVPDYDFWLLDLDGTLVDVEPAYVYDVLDEVGRRLGQEFTTRQAELLWHGYGGQRDQLLRQLDIDPQRFWATFHEVEDPTTRAESTFLYEDAEFVGDLDRPTGLVTHCQNYLTGPVLDHHDIADWFDTVICCTDDLGWKPDPAPVERAMTDLGVAHNGHTGALVGDSAEDIGAARNAGLDGIHVQRYDPNERGFVVWGDRRIRSFEELGPVPY